A window of the Besnoitia besnoiti strain Bb-Ger1 chromosome VI, whole genome shotgun sequence genome harbors these coding sequences:
- a CDS encoding hypothetical protein (encoded by transcript BESB_066740), producing MLLVQASPVFFDLVTSLDCGMRLATSGASPAGSVPVSRRRERKQPTSGPAAEEATSEQPRCRLHDPISRRLRILCTAAKSGVAVLRSRLLRCVFLWCLITLLLPTEAAVGFRFRGWVRRFTTCRLIEFDGRTVGDIPEFEALVMVNSMNEVVSFEPARAVPMCDISNGFDLAFIPCEDKQQRPSHTRFVFPLPSTSSPPQSHPEIEESKKGSNEWVVTKVVRAAGGLALRAAKAGAAAGSAVVNLVAGSSLPLVEALKKKLVHFREQSTAYGLECMDPVTSTKLKSAINPPMVPIVGQAVEAILDLERK from the exons ATGCTTCTCGTTCAGGCGTCGCCTGTTTTCTTCGACCTCGTCACTTCACTAGACTGCGGAATGAGACTAGCAACAAGCGGAGCCTCTCCGGCAGGCTCTGTTCCAGTGTCCCGACGGAGGGAACGCAAGCAACCAACGTCAGGAcccgctgcggaggaggctaCCTCAGAGCAACCCCGATGCCGCCTTCATGACCCCATTTCAAGGAGACTGCGGATTTTGTGCACTGCAGCGAAATCTGGGGTTGCAGTCTTGCGCAGTCGGCTTCTCCGTTGCGTCTTTTTGTGGTGTCTCATTACTCTTCTTTTGCCAACTGAAGCAGCCGTGGGATTTCGATTTCGAGGCTGG GTCCGGCGGTTCACAACGTGTCGGTTGATCGAGTTTGACGGGCGAACCGTGGGTGATATTCCCGAGTTCGAGGCGCTGGTGATGGTGAATAGTATGAACGAAGTGGTGAGCTTCGAGCCCGCACGAGCGGTCCCCATGTGCGACATCAGCAATGGCTTCGATCTGGCTTTCATCCCGTGTGAAGACAAACAACAGCGGCCTTCGCATACCCGTTTTGTCTTCCCACTCCCCTCGACAAgctctcctccgcagtctcATCCCGAGATAGAGGAGTCGAAGAAGGGGAGTAACGAGTGGGTGGTCACGAAGGTCGTCCGTGCTGCTGGAGGGCTGGCGCTGCGAGCGGCCAAagctggcgcggctgcagggtCTGCCGTGGTTAATCTCGTGGCTGGGTCGTCTTTGCCGCTTGTTGAGGCACTCAAAAAGAAACTCGTGCATTTTCGCGAGCAGTCGACTGCCTATGGTCTAGAGTGCATGGACCCGGTGACAAGCACAAAGCTCAAGAGCGCCATAAACCCCCCAATGGTTCCCATCGTTGGCCAAGCCGTAGAAGCTATTTTGGACTTGGAGAGAAAATAA